Part of the SAR324 cluster bacterium genome, AAACACACACGCTAGTGGTCGATCCAGATGTAGAGGAGATGATTACTCTCTTTCAGGTCAATGGAGCAATGATCTATTGTGATCCGGATGGAAACAGCACAGGCTTCGACGATGTCTTCACCCGGATTGCGAAGTGTCGCAAACATTATACAGAAGTTGGCTTGGGCGAAGACTATGTGAATCAGTTTATTCGTTGAGAGTTATCGGCCCTTTACAGGAA contains:
- a CDS encoding cupin, producing the protein THTLVVDPDVEEMITLFQVNGAMIYCDPDGNSTGFDDVFTRIAKCRKHYTEVGLGEDYVNQFIR